A stretch of DNA from Brevibacterium sp. CBA3109:
TCGTGATATCTGAGAGCAGACCCGAGCGGTCCAGGGCCTCCACCTGGATCTGAACCAGGTAGATCCCGCTGGTCTTCTCTCCCCAGGAGACATCGACCATTCGCTCAGGCTCCCGCTCAAGGGACGAGATGTTGGGACAGTCCACACGGTGCACAGACACGCCCGAACCGCGGGTGACGAACCCGAGGATATCGTCACCAGGCACCGGTGTGCAGCAGCGGGCGAGTTTGACCAGGACATCGTCGACGCCTCGGACTGTCACTCCCCCGGACGAGGAATGGTGTCCCGAGGATTGACCAGTGCGATTTCGCGGCGGCGGCAGAACCGGTTCATCGTCGTCGTCTCGGACCTCTTTAGCCAGCAGATCAACGACGTGGGCGGCCGAGCTCACTCCATTGCCGATCGCGGCGTAGAGCGCAGTGACATCGGGAAGGCGCAACTCTGTGGCGACAACCTGCAGTGCTTCCTGGCTCATCAGCGCCGAGGCCGAGAGCGTGTGGCGACGCATTGCCCGCGCCAGCTGTTCGCGACCGTTCTCGATCGCCTCTTCGCGGCGTTCCTTGGAGAACCACTGGCGGATCTTACTGCGTGCGCGTGGGCTCTTGACGAAGCCCAACCAGTCACGGCTGGGTCCCGCGTTCTCGTCTTTCGAGGTGAAGACTTCGACTGAGTCGCCGTTCTTCAGCTCGGTGTCGAGCGCGACCAGTCGACCGTTGACCCTGGCGCCCATGGTCTTGTGCCCGACCTCGGTGTGAACCGCATATGAGAAGTCGACGGGTGTGGCCCCTGCCGGCAGACTCATCACGTCCCCCTTGGGGGTGAAGACGTAGACCTCTCTCGAATTCACCTCATAACGGAGGTTGTCGAGGAACTCATCGGGGTCGCTGACCTCGCGCTGCCATTCCAGCAGCTGCCGCAGCCAGGCGGCGTCATCAACTTCGCCGTCATCTGAGACCTTGACCGAACGTGCGGTATTCGACGTCACGGCTTTCGAGGCTTTGTGGCGGTCCTTGTACTTCCAGTGGGCTGCGACACCGAATTCCGCACGCCGATCCATTTCATGGGTTCGGATCTGGATCTCCACGGGCTTCCCGTTCGGTCCGATCACCGTCGTGTGCAGGCTCTGGTACATGTTGTACTTCGGCATCGCAATGTAGTCTTTGAACCGTCCTGGCACGGGACTCCAACGGGCATGAACTATGCCCAGCGTGGCGTAGCATTCGCGAACGGTTTCGACGAGGACTCGAACGCCCACGAGGTCGTAGATGTCGGCGAATTCGTGACCGCGGACAACCA
This window harbors:
- a CDS encoding RelA/SpoT family protein, with amino-acid sequence MASSADSRRPRGISRLAWWAARAQSNPGYPRVLGPMIRALQSNHPKADIDLVVRAYQIAEQAHRGQTRKSGDDYITHPVAVATILAEIGMLPVTLAAALLHDTVEDTSYSLTELTEEFGPEVAAMVDGVTKLDKLTYGQAAQSETVRKMIVAMAKDIRVLVIKLADRLHNARTWRFVPASSSTKKARETLEIYAPLAHRLGMNTIKWELEDLSFQVLHPKVYDEVVRLVADRAPEREKYLATVSDELQSELVQSSIEAEITGRPKHYYSIYQKMVVRGHEFADIYDLVGVRVLVETVRECYATLGIVHARWSPVPGRFKDYIAMPKYNMYQSLHTTVIGPNGKPVEIQIRTHEMDRRAEFGVAAHWKYKDRHKASKAVTSNTARSVKVSDDGEVDDAAWLRQLLEWQREVSDPDEFLDNLRYEVNSREVYVFTPKGDVMSLPAGATPVDFSYAVHTEVGHKTMGARVNGRLVALDTELKNGDSVEVFTSKDENAGPSRDWLGFVKSPRARSKIRQWFSKERREEAIENGREQLARAMRRHTLSASALMSQEALQVVATELRLPDVTALYAAIGNGVSSAAHVVDLLAKEVRDDDDEPVLPPPRNRTGQSSGHHSSSGGVTVRGVDDVLVKLARCCTPVPGDDILGFVTRGSGVSVHRVDCPNISSLEREPERMVDVSWGEKTSGIYLVQIQVEALDRSGLLSDITKVLTETHVNILSATVATSRARVAQSKFVFEMSDASHLDTVLSAVRKVEGVFDIYRIAGG